One region of Polynucleobacter sp. SHI8 genomic DNA includes:
- a CDS encoding CoA transferase, with translation MAKIEASKALSHLRVLDLTRVRAGPVCVRHLADFGADVIKIENVSEESYAGPREGPDFQNLHRNKRSMTLNLKSDDGLEVFKQLVKTADVIVENYRPDVKFRLGIDYESMKIINPRIIYASISGFGQDGPYVNRPGFDQITQGMSGLMSVTGTPGEGPMRVGGAVTDVAAGLLAAMGILTALVERDQSGEGQWVQSNLLQAGLTLLDFQAARYTMKGEVAKQVGNDHPTFMPTSAYPTADGYMNVAATGMGVWEKFAAALGRDDLLNDEEFKIAKGRSDGRARLNAEISRTLRTRSTAQWVDHLLAHGVPCGPIYNMDQVFADPQVQHIEASAKVTHPTLGELTLLNQSIGLSRTPASLKTSTPMKGEHTEEVLTELGFTAEKIAALKQVGSI, from the coding sequence ATGGCAAAAATTGAAGCTTCTAAGGCCCTATCCCATCTTCGGGTCTTAGATCTAACTAGGGTTCGTGCGGGTCCAGTATGCGTTCGACATTTGGCGGATTTTGGTGCAGATGTCATCAAAATTGAAAACGTCAGTGAAGAGTCTTATGCAGGACCAAGAGAAGGACCAGATTTTCAAAATCTCCATCGTAATAAACGGTCGATGACTTTAAACCTGAAGTCTGATGACGGACTTGAGGTATTCAAGCAATTAGTTAAAACAGCAGATGTGATTGTTGAGAATTATCGACCTGACGTGAAGTTTCGGTTAGGGATTGATTATGAATCCATGAAAATAATTAATCCGCGTATTATTTATGCGAGTATCTCTGGATTTGGTCAAGATGGACCCTACGTGAACCGTCCTGGATTTGATCAAATCACCCAGGGCATGTCAGGACTCATGTCGGTTACTGGAACTCCAGGAGAGGGGCCAATGCGTGTTGGCGGAGCTGTTACTGACGTTGCTGCTGGCTTATTAGCTGCGATGGGCATATTAACTGCTCTCGTCGAACGAGATCAGAGTGGCGAAGGTCAGTGGGTTCAATCGAATTTATTACAAGCAGGACTTACATTATTAGATTTTCAGGCGGCACGTTACACCATGAAAGGTGAAGTCGCTAAACAAGTAGGTAATGATCATCCGACATTTATGCCGACGTCCGCCTATCCCACTGCAGATGGTTACATGAATGTTGCGGCCACGGGTATGGGCGTATGGGAAAAATTTGCTGCGGCACTTGGTCGTGATGATTTACTCAATGATGAAGAATTTAAAATAGCAAAAGGACGCTCTGATGGCCGCGCTCGTCTGAATGCTGAAATCAGTCGCACACTCAGAACACGTTCAACGGCCCAATGGGTTGATCATTTATTGGCACATGGAGTCCCTTGTGGTCCCATCTATAACATGGATCAAGTATTTGCAGATCCACAAGTACAACACATCGAAGCATCTGCAAAGGTAACTCACCCTACTTTAGGAGAGCTTACTCTTTTAAACCAAAGCATTGGTTTATCGAGAACACCGGCCTCTTTAAAAACCAGTACGCCAATGAAAGGCGAACATACTGAAGAAGTATTGACAGAACTAGGCTTTACTGCAGAAAAAATTGCTGCACTAAAACAGGTTGGCAGCATTTAA
- a CDS encoding tripartite tricarboxylate transporter substrate binding protein — protein MKFMKLLAILFCAFITSSSFAEDPYPNRPINLIVPNPPGGSSDANARVLSELLQKQLKQPLVVTFKPGVGGQIGNSFVAKSKPDGYNILMGLSSIMVSPDAERVQGKTSLYEVDQLVPVAMISNDPMVMLVNASSPWKTLSDVVKAAKEKPNTINYSSSGNFGPIHLSVVMFEHAAGIKLTQVPFGGGGPSMMALLGSQVEITTAIPSVAIPQIQSGKVRAIAVSGPKRIKQLPNIPTYRESGYDAEFNIWNGVFVPQGTPEPIIKTLRDAVREAANSGEMETAMTQRGMIYEYLDMAEFRKFAKEDGDRMVNAVKKIGKLN, from the coding sequence ATGAAATTTATGAAGCTTTTGGCAATATTATTTTGCGCTTTCATCACCAGTTCATCATTTGCTGAGGATCCATATCCAAATAGACCAATTAATCTTATTGTGCCTAATCCTCCAGGAGGATCGTCTGACGCTAATGCAAGAGTTCTTAGTGAGCTTTTACAAAAGCAATTGAAGCAACCTTTGGTAGTTACATTTAAGCCTGGAGTTGGCGGGCAGATTGGCAATTCATTTGTAGCAAAGTCAAAGCCAGACGGTTACAACATTTTGATGGGGCTATCTTCCATCATGGTCTCACCAGATGCTGAACGAGTTCAAGGTAAGACTTCGCTCTATGAAGTGGATCAGTTAGTTCCTGTGGCAATGATTTCTAATGACCCGATGGTCATGCTCGTTAATGCTAGTTCGCCATGGAAAACATTATCTGATGTAGTAAAGGCTGCCAAAGAAAAACCCAATACGATTAATTACTCATCCTCAGGTAATTTTGGCCCGATTCATTTATCAGTTGTGATGTTTGAGCATGCCGCAGGCATCAAATTAACACAGGTTCCATTTGGTGGTGGTGGACCGTCTATGATGGCATTACTAGGTAGTCAAGTAGAGATTACGACAGCTATTCCATCGGTCGCTATTCCACAAATACAATCAGGAAAAGTGCGTGCAATAGCTGTTTCTGGGCCAAAAAGAATTAAGCAATTACCGAATATCCCTACCTATCGTGAATCTGGATATGACGCTGAGTTTAATATTTGGAATGGAGTCTTTGTGCCTCAAGGTACACCAGAGCCAATTATTAAGACATTACGCGACGCGGTACGTGAAGCAGCGAACTCTGGTGAGATGGAAACTGCGATGACACAAAGAGGTATGATTTATGAATATCTTGATATGGCAGAGTTCAGAAAATTTGCCAAAGAAGATGGTGATCGCATGGTCAATGCCGTTAAAAAAATCGGCAAATTGAATTAA
- a CDS encoding tripartite tricarboxylate transporter substrate binding protein, translated as MKKSLKNSHNSLTRLFLFSACIFLSLMTHSVQAQSAYPNKPIKIVVPYPAGGAADISARLIAQSMSESMGQPILVDNRPGANGMIGTDVVAKSAPDGYTLLFTASGPLVVNPSLYKKVPYNPVKDFAPISMGTIYQYALVVNSSSKINSVQDLINQAKQQPGALSYGSTGIGGGGHLAGELLAQMTGVQFSHIPYKGAAPALADTLSGQLSFNFEPLVTAVPMIKAGRLRGFAVTGNKRSKSIPTLPTLNELGFKGYNITQFQGMLAPAGTDPAIIKKLHTEMVKALKTPQADQRLAEEGGNEIVASSPEEFAQLIQSELKIYSKLIRDANIQAD; from the coding sequence ATGAAAAAAAGCTTAAAAAACTCACACAATTCTTTAACAAGACTTTTTTTATTTAGCGCATGTATTTTTTTAAGTCTAATGACACATTCGGTGCAGGCTCAATCCGCTTACCCTAATAAGCCGATCAAAATCGTCGTGCCTTATCCAGCAGGAGGGGCTGCAGATATCAGTGCTCGTTTAATTGCGCAAAGCATGTCGGAAAGCATGGGTCAGCCCATCTTGGTTGATAATCGCCCGGGCGCTAATGGGATGATCGGCACAGACGTCGTTGCTAAATCTGCCCCAGATGGTTATACCCTGTTATTTACTGCAAGTGGACCCTTAGTTGTTAATCCCTCACTCTACAAGAAAGTACCCTATAACCCAGTGAAAGATTTTGCGCCTATCAGTATGGGTACTATTTATCAATATGCTCTCGTTGTGAATAGTTCATCAAAAATTAATTCTGTACAAGATTTAATTAATCAAGCGAAACAACAACCTGGTGCTCTTAGTTATGGTTCCACAGGTATTGGAGGTGGCGGACATTTAGCGGGAGAGCTACTCGCGCAAATGACTGGTGTGCAATTTAGTCATATCCCATATAAGGGTGCAGCGCCTGCATTAGCGGATACATTAAGTGGTCAATTATCGTTCAATTTTGAGCCATTAGTCACAGCAGTACCTATGATCAAGGCGGGGAGGTTGAGAGGCTTTGCAGTGACAGGAAATAAACGGAGTAAATCGATTCCGACTTTACCTACCCTCAATGAATTAGGATTTAAAGGCTATAACATTACCCAGTTTCAAGGCATGTTAGCACCTGCTGGTACAGATCCTGCGATTATTAAAAAATTGCATACAGAAATGGTCAAGGCATTAAAAACGCCTCAAGCTGATCAACGATTAGCTGAAGAGGGTGGTAATGAAATTGTGGCTAGTTCACCAGAAGAATTTGCGCAATTAATTCAGTCAGAATTAAAGATTTATAGCAAGTTGATTCGTGATGCCAATATTCAGGCAGATTAA
- a CDS encoding 2-dehydropantoate 2-reductase N-terminal domain-containing protein, protein MFQKIAILGCGAIGSSVGADLTDAGLDVTLIDHWPAHVEVMKKQGLHIKMTDLDLQIPVKAFHLHEIYSMQPQFDLVLLAAKSYDSAWLAHFIKPYLKPTGIIVGLQNSMNEEIIAPIMGYPNTIGCVIELSGELIEPGYVVRNTTRTTTWFSPGELHGLKTPRLKALEDLFQNTATAQMTSNIWGAKWSKLISNTMTQGPIGMLGIKSYEAGQLPGFFELAFEVGKETYDVGRALGIEIEPIFGLTQEDFLGSSADVINKLLHTLLLHLGKNSRNAVVQDHAKSRKTEVGYLNGLVVKKGELVGIPTPYNKVVTKMNQLIEDGKLQTNPDLLMQVKNYI, encoded by the coding sequence ATGTTTCAAAAGATTGCGATATTGGGCTGTGGTGCTATTGGGAGCAGTGTTGGCGCTGATTTAACCGATGCAGGACTAGACGTTACTTTAATTGATCATTGGCCAGCCCATGTGGAAGTCATGAAGAAACAAGGTCTTCATATAAAAATGACAGACCTTGATTTACAAATTCCGGTAAAAGCATTTCATTTGCATGAAATATATTCCATGCAGCCACAATTTGATTTGGTATTGCTTGCAGCAAAATCTTATGACAGTGCTTGGCTGGCACACTTTATCAAACCCTATTTAAAACCTACAGGAATCATCGTGGGCTTACAAAATAGTATGAATGAGGAAATCATTGCCCCTATTATGGGTTATCCCAATACGATTGGATGTGTGATTGAATTGTCGGGAGAATTGATTGAGCCTGGCTATGTTGTTAGAAACACCACTCGAACAACGACCTGGTTTAGTCCAGGTGAGCTCCATGGACTTAAAACACCAAGACTTAAGGCGTTAGAAGACTTATTTCAGAATACCGCAACCGCGCAGATGACCTCCAATATTTGGGGTGCTAAGTGGTCTAAGTTAATCTCAAATACGATGACACAAGGACCTATTGGCATGTTAGGGATTAAGTCCTATGAGGCAGGGCAGTTACCAGGTTTTTTTGAGTTGGCTTTTGAAGTTGGCAAAGAGACATATGATGTGGGTAGAGCGCTAGGCATAGAAATTGAGCCGATTTTTGGGTTAACTCAAGAAGATTTTTTGGGATCAAGTGCAGATGTGATCAATAAGTTACTTCATACGCTTCTTTTACATTTAGGCAAGAACTCAAGGAATGCGGTTGTTCAAGACCATGCAAAAAGTAGAAAAACTGAAGTAGGATATCTTAATGGTTTAGTAGTAAAAAAAGGTGAGTTAGTTGGTATCCCCACACCCTATAACAAAGTAGTCACTAAAATGAATCAATTGATTGAAGATGGCAAGTTACAAACGAATCCCGACCTTTTAATGCAGGTAAAAAATTATATTTAA
- a CDS encoding MBL fold metallo-hydrolase: protein MTTPYQIDVLTQGFPGRGVCHGGLGWSTVTLIRGHGKIILLDVGAFGMRKPIEKSLKEHRVLPSQVTDVILTHAHYDHIVNFTLFPNAKIWIGDVEMNWATQQEPGFNPIPELYVKELAHSSRVIRVKDQEEFLPGITAYEVPGHTPGHLLFVLDNGTHDVLFSGDAAKNRAELLSRKVIDTDDATESARSIELIWEKWLSKPGNILIPGHDLTMGLDQHNQPVYIGKRVAGIRTWFSETVEQSELIDLC, encoded by the coding sequence ATGACCACGCCTTATCAAATTGATGTTTTAACTCAGGGCTTTCCAGGAAGAGGGGTTTGTCATGGTGGGTTGGGGTGGAGTACTGTCACCCTCATTCGAGGACATGGAAAAATCATCTTGCTCGATGTAGGTGCTTTTGGTATGCGCAAACCCATTGAGAAAAGTCTAAAAGAACATCGGGTGCTTCCATCGCAAGTCACGGATGTGATTTTGACCCATGCGCATTATGACCATATCGTCAATTTCACCTTGTTTCCCAATGCCAAGATTTGGATTGGTGATGTGGAGATGAACTGGGCTACCCAGCAAGAGCCAGGGTTTAATCCGATTCCTGAGCTCTATGTAAAAGAATTAGCGCACTCATCTCGAGTCATTAGGGTCAAAGATCAAGAAGAGTTTTTGCCAGGTATTACTGCATATGAAGTTCCAGGGCACACTCCAGGACATTTACTCTTTGTTTTAGATAATGGCACGCACGATGTTTTGTTTTCTGGTGATGCCGCCAAAAATCGTGCGGAATTACTTTCCAGAAAAGTCATTGACACAGATGATGCCACTGAGAGTGCTCGCTCAATCGAATTGATTTGGGAAAAGTGGTTATCAAAACCTGGAAACATCCTAATCCCAGGTCATGATCTGACGATGGGTTTAGATCAACACAATCAGCCAGTGTATATTGGTAAACGTGTGGCTGGAATACGTACCTGGTTTTCAGAGACGGTAGAGCAATCTGAACTGATTGATCTGTGTTGA
- a CDS encoding VOC family protein, producing the protein MAKLRHITLTVPDPEAAAEFYMQAFDMQRVGGTDWANAKGVYLSDGTVNLALLNYKNDTSAGERGADFVGIHHLGFWVDDVGNTRKKIEDLGGTYWMGDVKHDGGFYEVKYFDPNGVVVDITEHGWKGATKDVVPSPIKTQEE; encoded by the coding sequence ATGGCTAAATTACGACATATTACGCTGACAGTCCCAGATCCTGAAGCTGCTGCTGAATTCTATATGCAGGCCTTTGATATGCAGCGCGTGGGGGGTACCGATTGGGCAAATGCCAAAGGTGTTTATCTAAGTGATGGTACGGTCAATTTAGCTTTATTAAATTATAAAAATGACACATCTGCTGGTGAGCGTGGTGCAGATTTTGTTGGTATTCATCACTTGGGGTTTTGGGTCGATGATGTTGGGAATACGCGCAAAAAAATTGAGGATCTTGGCGGAACCTACTGGATGGGTGATGTGAAACATGACGGTGGATTTTATGAGGTGAAGTATTTTGATCCCAATGGCGTGGTAGTTGATATTACAGAACATGGATGGAAAGGTGCCACAAAGGATGTTGTTCCATCGCCTATCAAAACTCAAGAGGAGTAA
- a CDS encoding tripartite tricarboxylate transporter substrate binding protein: MLKIFGLLFFGLISQLALSQSYPNKTVKMVVPFETGTPDSIARILAPQLTSLAGQSFYVENHPGANGMIGADLVAKAKPDGYTLLVTSTSITVNPSYYKKLNYDLKKDLIPVTNLGNVEALLIVINAKSPIKNINEFLTYAKNPENKVSYGSPGNGNHLHISSALFNQRMGLNMVHIPYKGAGPATTALIGEQIQVLITTPSSVLPFIKDGRLKAIGFTGLKRSTLFPEVPTVAEQGFPNFEIDGGWFGLFTTAGTPKETVLKIQQLVRQAYDKKSVADSIIQIGLDPVADSPEQFKTFTDAEVLKYANRLKSLNIQAE, from the coding sequence ATGCTGAAAATATTTGGCTTGTTATTTTTTGGACTGATTTCCCAACTTGCCCTGTCACAAAGTTATCCCAATAAAACGGTCAAAATGGTAGTTCCTTTTGAGACTGGCACTCCTGACTCCATTGCGAGAATCTTAGCTCCACAGTTAACTAGTCTAGCCGGTCAATCCTTTTATGTAGAAAATCATCCTGGTGCGAACGGTATGATTGGTGCTGACCTTGTCGCAAAAGCAAAACCTGATGGTTACACGCTTTTAGTAACTTCAACATCCATTACAGTTAATCCAAGTTATTACAAAAAGCTCAACTATGATTTAAAGAAAGATTTAATTCCGGTAACGAATCTAGGTAATGTGGAAGCACTTCTCATTGTCATAAATGCAAAATCGCCAATTAAAAATATTAACGAATTTTTAACGTACGCAAAGAATCCAGAGAATAAGGTCTCCTACGGAAGTCCTGGTAATGGTAATCATCTGCACATATCGAGTGCATTATTCAATCAACGCATGGGTCTTAACATGGTTCATATCCCTTATAAGGGTGCGGGTCCAGCGACAACAGCATTAATTGGGGAACAAATCCAAGTCCTCATCACCACCCCATCCTCCGTATTACCATTTATCAAAGATGGGCGATTAAAAGCGATTGGCTTTACAGGTTTAAAGCGCTCTACTTTATTTCCGGAAGTGCCTACGGTTGCTGAGCAAGGTTTTCCGAATTTTGAAATTGACGGTGGGTGGTTTGGTTTATTTACTACGGCAGGAACACCCAAGGAAACCGTCTTGAAAATCCAACAACTAGTTCGTCAGGCATATGATAAAAAATCTGTAGCTGATAGCATCATTCAAATTGGTTTAGATCCCGTCGCTGACTCGCCAGAACAATTCAAAACCTTCACCGATGCTGAGGTCTTGAAATATGCCAATCGTCTGAAATCATTAAACATTCAAGCTGAGTAA
- a CDS encoding tripartite tricarboxylate transporter substrate-binding protein, with protein MNILFRQVWNFRLECLLLITLCVLGIHSSIAQTNFPDRPIRLVVGYPPGGAADFVARVTADQLSKELGVSVVVENKPGAGGAIAADLTAKSTPDGYTISMSGPHAQIRALYPKMALDVEKDFIPISNLATGAMIICTNPQAPYKNLKELIQFAKANPDKIFNASSGNGSTPHIASALFSNIAQVKFSTIQFKGGGPAAVSTIAGDTQLMFATPPTVMGFIKNGSLKAIALTSAKSSPAIPGISGAEEAGLAGYNSTFSYGLYAPIGTPNAIIQKIFQATQKGMTGVATKDRLASQGMDLTISKSPEQFMSQLKAEAPALMEAVKVSGAKLE; from the coding sequence ATGAATATTCTGTTTCGGCAAGTATGGAATTTTCGACTTGAATGTTTGCTTTTGATTACCTTGTGTGTTTTAGGTATACATTCAAGCATTGCACAAACTAATTTCCCTGATCGTCCAATTCGGTTAGTGGTGGGGTACCCCCCCGGCGGTGCTGCCGATTTTGTGGCACGCGTTACCGCAGATCAGTTAAGTAAAGAGCTTGGAGTGTCTGTTGTTGTAGAAAATAAACCAGGGGCAGGTGGTGCAATTGCGGCAGACTTAACAGCAAAATCAACCCCAGATGGTTATACGATTTCGATGTCAGGACCGCATGCACAAATTCGTGCACTCTATCCAAAGATGGCTTTAGATGTTGAAAAAGACTTTATACCAATCAGCAATTTAGCCACAGGTGCAATGATTATTTGTACAAACCCACAAGCACCTTATAAAAATCTCAAAGAACTGATCCAGTTTGCAAAAGCCAATCCAGACAAAATCTTCAATGCATCCTCTGGCAATGGATCGACCCCGCATATTGCATCTGCACTTTTTAGTAATATTGCACAAGTTAAATTTTCGACGATTCAATTTAAAGGGGGTGGTCCTGCAGCAGTTTCGACCATTGCCGGCGATACTCAGTTGATGTTTGCTACACCACCAACCGTGATGGGATTTATTAAGAATGGATCCCTAAAAGCAATTGCATTGACATCTGCTAAATCATCCCCTGCAATCCCAGGTATTTCTGGAGCAGAAGAAGCAGGACTGGCAGGATATAACTCTACTTTCTCGTATGGACTTTATGCGCCGATTGGGACACCCAATGCGATTATTCAGAAAATATTTCAAGCAACACAAAAGGGGATGACTGGAGTTGCTACGAAGGATCGATTGGCTTCTCAGGGAATGGACTTAACCATTTCTAAAAGTCCTGAGCAATTTATGAGCCAATTAAAAGCAGAAGCGCCAGCACTCATGGAAGCGGTAAAAGTATCTGGCGCTAAATTAGAGTAA
- a CDS encoding tripartite tricarboxylate transporter substrate binding protein — MRYFSQRNQLYRSFVLTIFTFLLSSNSFAQNKEANSSSSYPNRTVKIVAPGAGSGTDITARILAKYLNTAWKQSVIIENRPGAGGSIGINAVINSPPDGYTLLANSATYAINPAVYKKLPYDAVKSLANVSMLTTTPYVLITNANSPYKTLGDLIQASKKSNNNLSFGSAGIGSSTHLAAEYLHQVTGMKNTHIPYKSSPEVIQDVLAGRVDYFMAPFDTALTYLNTGKLRSLGITSKEKLSYFPQYSTIAEQGYSGFDIDFWVGIWAPIDVPQDILRKINHDINKAMQDPEIKATFDKAGIQVREMDQQQFHQFVTNEMNKYAKIVKLAGIAQN, encoded by the coding sequence GTGAGGTACTTTTCTCAACGTAATCAGTTATATCGTTCTTTTGTATTAACCATATTCACTTTTCTGTTAAGTTCAAACTCGTTTGCACAAAACAAAGAGGCTAATTCATCAAGCTCTTACCCAAACCGAACTGTCAAAATCGTCGCTCCTGGAGCTGGCTCTGGAACAGATATAACAGCCCGTATTTTGGCTAAATATTTAAATACAGCTTGGAAGCAATCTGTCATTATTGAAAACCGGCCTGGCGCAGGTGGCTCCATAGGTATCAATGCGGTCATTAACTCTCCGCCAGATGGATATACTCTGCTAGCAAATTCTGCAACTTACGCAATTAACCCGGCAGTCTATAAAAAACTTCCATATGATGCGGTAAAAAGTTTAGCTAACGTCAGTATGCTAACTACCACCCCTTATGTTCTCATTACGAATGCTAATAGTCCTTATAAAACTCTAGGAGATCTCATTCAAGCCTCCAAAAAATCCAATAACAACCTTTCCTTTGGATCTGCTGGTATTGGCAGCTCAACTCATCTTGCTGCAGAATATCTTCATCAAGTCACTGGCATGAAGAATACCCACATCCCTTATAAAAGTTCTCCAGAGGTAATTCAGGATGTTCTGGCGGGAAGAGTTGATTATTTTATGGCTCCATTTGATACTGCTCTTACTTATTTAAATACGGGTAAGCTTCGCTCCTTGGGCATCACTTCCAAAGAAAAACTGAGTTATTTTCCTCAATATTCCACTATCGCTGAACAAGGTTACTCCGGTTTTGATATTGATTTTTGGGTGGGTATTTGGGCTCCCATTGATGTGCCTCAAGACATCTTAAGAAAGATCAATCATGATATTAACAAAGCCATGCAAGATCCTGAGATTAAGGCAACATTTGATAAAGCAGGCATCCAAGTCCGTGAAATGGATCAACAACAATTTCATCAATTCGTTACGAATGAAATGAATAAATATGCAAAGATTGTGAAATTAGCTGGTATTGCTCAGAATTAG